Sequence from the Mustela erminea isolate mMusErm1 chromosome 8, mMusErm1.Pri, whole genome shotgun sequence genome:
ACCAGCCGGGACGCGGGGCGCAGCTGGGGCGCGGCCAGGGACCTCACGGAGGAGGCGGTGGGCGGCGCAGAGCAGGGTAGGTGGGGTGTGGGTAGGGGGCTGTGATGTTCAtagggtggtggggagcagggtgggATGCACCTGGGCTTGTCTGCACTGGGCTAGGGGGCCCACAGAGTGGCGGGTGGGGTCTCATGGGGAGGTGTCTGCACAGTGGTCTGGGGGGTCCACACTGGGTTGGGGGTCCAAAcgatggggggcgggggaagggtcCAGCTGCAGGTCAGGGGGCTACCTACAATGGCTCCCAGCCTAAGGACCACTCCCActgtttcctggggctgccaccccctcccctgaaCCCCTCAGTCCTAGAGATGGGGGCTGGTTACCTCCCTAGGCCTGGAGAGCAGGCTCATCTAACTGAGACTGTCTCTGTCTGAGCGCTgagttccctccctcctcccaactCCACTGCTGCCTCACCTCCTTTACCACTTGCCCTCTGCCTTCTAACCCGGGGATGTCCAGCCTAGGGATCAGGTCTGTGCATGTTGCCTGACCCTAAAGCTTTTCCtccactccttctgccccttccttaAAGGCCTGACCACCAACTGCCCTCTGAGACCACCCCAACCCTGCCATGGGGACACTGACCTAGGGGTCACCCTGACACTTGTAGATAGGCTCTAAGCTGAGAGGTGTGGCAGGTTCTGAGGCTTGGACAGGACACACAGAGCTGGTCTAGAGAGCGATCTGCTCCTGTGGAACCCATTCCATGGGATTCAGGCCCAGGGCTCGACCCCACCCTAAAGGTCTGCATAGCCCCTGCCCTTGGCTGCCCCGCTGTCTGGACAGCACTGTTGTTGACTGCCCATCCACACTCCGGGACTGGCTACCTGCTCACAAGCTGAGAACTTAGCCAAGTAGcctgcctgggctcctggctcctggctcctgctGATGCTGGAGAGAGGCTTGTCTGGCCCCTGACGATCTGGAGCGGCCAGCAGGAGTGGAGGGCAGGGACACGGTCGGTGGGGGCTTCCTCATGAGCTGTCCCTTAATCTGAGGCACTGGCTGTGGATCCTCCCCAACTCcctggggtgggtggtggtgccAGGCTGCGGCCACGGCCGTCTCCTGGCTGGGATGGCCGGCAGCCCCTCTCCTCCACAGACTGGGCCACATTTGCCGTTGGCCCTGGCCACGGCATCCAGCTGCGTTCCGGCCGCCTCCTGGTGCCGGCCTACACCTACCGCGTGGACCGGAGGGAATGCTTCGGCAGGATCTGCAGGACCAGCCCCCATGCCTTCACCTTCTACAGCGACGACCACGGTCGCACCTGGCATCGTGGAGGCCTTGTGCCCAACCTTCGCTCGGGCGAGTGCCAGCTGGCTGCGCTGGATGGTGGGCAGGCGGGTGGCCTCCTCTACTGCAACGCCCGGAGTCCCCTGGGCAGCCGCGTGCAGGCATTCAGTACAGATGAGGgtgcttccttcctgcctggggAGCTCGTGCCGGCACTGGCTGAGACCTCCTGGGGCTGCCAAGGTAGCATCCTGGGCTTCCCTGGCCCGCTCCACTCTCTAAGGGTTGAGAGATGGTCGGCAGATGCCAGGAACCACCCCCAGTCCCCACGCCTCTGTCCCAGAGTCCGGCAACCCTCAGAGGAGGGTATTACAGACACCCAAGGGGACCAAGGGCTCAGCGGGATGGAGGGATGTAGGTCCAGCCCTCaggagcctggcctggggcctgggctcaGTGGGACCAGGGGCCCCTGGGCCCCAAGACTCCCTTGGCTCCCTGCTACCCTGTCTCAGAGCCCCACCTGGCTCCTGTATTCCCACCCGGTGGGACGCAGGGCTCGGCTGCACATGGGAATCCATTTGAGCCGGTCCCCCCTGGACCCCCACAGCTGGACGGAGCCCTGGGTGATCTACGAGGGCCCCAGTGGCTACTCTGACCTGGCCTCCATCGGTCCCACCCTCAAGGGAGCCCTGACCTTTGCTTGTCTGTATGAGAGTGGGGCCAGGGTCTCCTACGAGGAGATCTCCTTCTGCATGTTCTCCCTCGCTGAGGTCCTGCAGAATATGCCGGCGGGCCCCAAACCTCGCAGCCTCGGGGGTAAGCCTCAGGAGCGCTGCCGGCCTTCCTGATGGGCCCTCTCGCCAgacccatttgtatgtctctaACACTGTGCTTTGAAATATGACGCAAAAGCAGACAGacctagaggagaaaatagagCCATAGTTGTAGTGGAAAATTTTAGACCGATAGAGCAAACGGACAAAGTCAGTGAGGATACAAAAGATATGGTCAGGCTGATGGGCAGACCTTACTAAATGGACACACAGAGAACCCAGCAGGAGATAACCGCGTTCAAATACACCTGTTTACACCTGTTCAAATACACCCACGTGTAAAAACTGACATCATGCTGGATCATGAATTCAAGTCTCTATAAGACTTTGAAGGATTGACAATTACCGTGAAACTGAGCTAGAAATAAATGCGAATGGAAAGGAAGTCTTCCTTGTGAAGATTTCTGAAAATTGAGAAACATGATTCTGAATTGCTCCTGGCCCAAAGAAGCAGGTCTGGTGAAAGTGAGGAAAGAGTCTGAAATTAATTACGTGAACACTGCACGCACTGTGCGAGAGGGGCTGAAGCGAGGGCCGCCGCCGCCCCACCGTAGTGGGGGCAGGAAACTGAATCCAAGGGGGAGGACAAGGAAGAGAACAATCATGAGCAAACCTAGAGGGTTtgaaaaatcattgaaaaatcATACGGTAGAGGGAATAAAGAGAGCCAAAGCCAGGTTTTTAGAAAACTGATTAAGCTGATAATCTTGTTGAGACTGGTGATAGGAAAAGAGAACTGTGAATAAGCCGCATCAGGAATGGGAGAGGGTGTGCGGGGCTCCTCCAGATGTTCAAGAAGATATTAGGAACCTTTTTATGccaatacacttaaaaatttagaCAAGATGCACAATTCCTGGAAAAATACAacttattaaagaagaaatagaaaataggaaaaacccTATTAAAGACCCCAAATCCCTCACTGAAAGTCTGCACACTAGGAGAGGAGAGTTTTGGGTGGCCCAGCTTCCCCGTGAATTCTGCCGGGAGTCTCAGGACCATCTGTGCTGGTTTACTGGGTAGATTCCTGTGTGGGAAGCTGTCTCTCCAGTCTTCCAAAGTGGTGGTACTTTTTTTGGTGAGTGTCTGTTTAGAGCTTTGCCTCTTTTTCAGTTGGGCTGTTTGTCTTCTCACTGTTGAGTTTAAGAGTTGTTTGTGTATTTTGGCAACTGAGAgtatggaaaaatgctccatatccTGTGTCAGGGGAGGGTCCTGCGGCTCGCTTAGCAGAATGGGCAGGATCTGGAGCGCTGCCAGCACCACCTGCTGGCGAGGGTGGGGACGTCCCGGCAGGACTGTCCCTCCCTCGGGCAGAGGGCGGGACAGGGTAGCCACCAGGAAcaatttggtggtttcttatCAACAACCACCTCTTATAATAGGATGTGGCAGTTGTGGTCATTGGTGCTTATCCAGATGAACTGGAAACTcatgtccacacagaaacctgCACATGGGTGTGCATAGTGACTTCATTCGTCATTGCCGGACCTTGCAAGAAATCCGGATGTCCTTTGGAAGATGAGCGGACAAGCTGTGGTCCGTCCAGACAGAGAAGACATGGAGAACCCTGAACTGTGTACCACTGAGTGGAAGTGTGCCCTGTGACCCCATATGACAAGAGACGGGTGGTTGCCAGAgtttgtggggaggagggataaACAGGTGGGGTGTAGAGGACTCCTAGGGCCGTGGGATGACGTTATGTGATGCTCTCATGGTGGGGACGTGTCACTGTGCATTTGTCCAAACCTCAGGGTGTGTGACACCGAGATGAAGCCCTGAGTGAGCCATGGCTTCGGTTGATAATTCTGTATCGCCGTTGAAATCATCAGTTACAACATTGTACCCCATTAACAGGGGATGTGACCCCAGGGGAAATTGTGTGTCCAGCTTGACCTTGGATTCCTCACTGAAGGTGGCCAGCTCTTGGCTCCAGCTCTGTAGACCAGGAAAGGGTAGCCCAGGTCGTGGGAGGGCTCGTCCTCCTGGGCAGAGGGGCTCCAAGTGCAGGGCTCAGGTGGGCCCTGGCTGTGAGGGCGGCCACATGCCTTATGCTCTGGGTTCCCTGCCTCGGGCCTCATTTGAAAAGCCCAGGCTCACCCCCCCTCCCTGTTCCTGCCACCACCGCCAGTGAGATGCTCGGGGCTGGCAGGGAGGGACCTGCTGGGTGGgcgtgggtgggggtgggcgagATGCCCCAGCCTGGGTCGTTGACAcatggggctggggcagagcaggggatGGAAAAAGTGAGTGGAGGCGGGCTGCAGAGGCCGTGTTCCGGGAAGGTGAGCAGCAAAGTGCTGactgtgcctggctggctggcttctcATCGCTGCTGCCAGTGGGTGGCCCGGCCGGTGGCTTGGCGAGGCCactgcttcctgccctctctgctgtgtgtgttttgtcttttttttttttttttttaagataatgaactcatttgtttaaaaacatattcaaaatgtgttaatttgatttttacttttaattttggtatttttttatgcTCAAAGTGCTCCCTGGTCTTTTGATGGGACGCCAACTTGGTTCCTTGCAGGGGCAGTGAGTTGCCCATACCCCACACTGACTAGCATGGGCCGAGGTCCCAGGGACTCTCTTCACTCAGAGCCTGTGTCGGGCCCTCCTGCTCCGGCCACCTGCCCTGGGACCTCCCGGGCACCTGGCTCACCCCCGGGCGTTATTTCACAGGTGGGATTTGTGGGTCAAACGGCAAATGCTTGGCTAACGCCTGGCTAGTGTAAGTTCTCCAGTGTGGCCATCCCGCCCGCCACACTCCGGTGCTCTAGGGGCCTTCGTCCCTGAATCCTCGCCAGTGATGTGGAGGATGGTTCAGTGTTGCCTGCGGACAGGCTCCCTATAGTCTGCATTTTCCTAAGTGAATGGAACAGCTTTTGTTGCTGAAGGGATGTGTACATCCATACATGGAGTGCACATATGTATAGTGTTTGTGGTTTGTGTGGTATGTGTGCATCTGAGTACACACGTTTGTGTACATGTGAGTATATGCACACGTGCGTGCCCATGAGTATGGTTGTGTCGTACaagtgtgcacatgtatgtgtgctCATTCATGTGTATGTGTACGTGTGCATGTACATACATTTGTGCATGCATGTacacgtgcatgtgtgtatacatgtgcatgtgtacatgcgCGTGTGCATAGCTGGGAAGTGCCTCATCATAGCTTCTCTCCACTTTCCCACTGTTCCTTTGACCTCGCCCTTTCCGTGTTTTAGATGATCTTTATCTAATTGGAGTATTAACCTTTTGTGTAATATTATCAATACTTTCCCTTAGTTTGCTTTGACACTTCTCTTTGCCACATTAAAGCATTTCCTCCAATTTGTAGAATGGAAATGTCTCCATCTTCTCTTTCATGACACTGTGAATTCTAGCCAGCATCAGGAAGGTCTTCTGCTCTAGGGCGAGGAACTCACCCCTGCCTTCCAGCCTCAGGGTTTCTATTTTACACTTACATTTGGGATGCGTGCAAGTgcaaggcaggaggagggagttTGCCTGATACTTTTTATTCGTGCTATAAACACCACTTACCACTGCCTCTGTCTTTGTCCCCTAACGGCCGTCCTCTGGTGTGTGTGCCACCGTCCGTCGATAGTTGCACGTCTGATAAAGCTgctgtctttcactttcttttctcgGTTTCCTTGGCTCTTGCCTGCTTGTTTGTTTCTCCGTGTGAACTTCTCAGTTGCAGAGATGTGGGCTTCTATTGGGACCGTGTTACCACTACGGTTAACGTCGCCTCTGAACGGCGCCAAGTGTTCCTGCCACGGGGGTGTTCCGCCCTTGCACCCAAGCTGTCCTGTGGGGTCACACATTTCTCATAAAACCGATGCCTCGGGCATTTGATCTCTGTTGCTGTTGTCAATAGAAGATCTTGGCCACTTTTTCTTCTGACTGCTTATTGTTTGAAAATATGAAAGCCAAGTGTTTCTGGGGGTTAGTTTTAGATGTGTGACATTTTCTCACTACTGTCCTTGTCTTTCCATGGAAGCTACTGGTTTCTTCAGACTCTCAAGCCTGCACAGCCCGCAGACTCCCCAGCAGTGTCCCTCCATGTGTGACTCCGCCTGGCACCCTCAGAGCAAGGCGGCCTCCTTGCCTTGTCCTGGGCGAGGTGCATCTACGTCCTGCACAGCACTGGCCAGGACCCTGGCGCAGTAGGACAGGACCCCTGTGCGGCAAGCCAGGGTGTGCGTGCAGAGGACCTGGGGGGAACTTTGTGCACGGACGGCCCCTGAGGGTTTGGACAGGGTGCCCTGGGAAGGGGCAAGTTTGGGACGAGAACTCAGGTCTCCTCACAGCGGGGCTGTATCTTCTTCCGGAAGATGGACAGATGCTCCTTTGTGAGTGGGAAGGGCTCTTTCTCTACCGATGCTGCACCCTCTCTCCACCTGTGCAGTCCACCTGCATGCCCACCGCCCAGGGCCCTGGTGCTGCCTGGGAGGGACTCTCAGGTCAGGGGGAGCCGTGCCAGGCTGAGGAAGTCTGGAGACAGGCTTCCTGGAGGGTAATGCCCCATGGCACCCTGAACTGTAGGGATCTCACCCTATGGAGGCTGTGGGACATGCATGTGGGGGGAGCAGAGATGAGAGGCCTTGGGGAGTCTCTGGGGCAGTGAGGATGAGGGCCTGGGGAGGGCTGGCTGGGTCCTCCATCTTTGGGCAGAaactcaccccctcccctcccaccacaaAAGCAGGAGAGAACTTGGGCTTTTCTTAGAACTTCTgtcattatttaattataatataatagaaTAGGGTGAGGGGCTCTGAAGTGTTTGTGGAACGCAAGACAGGACATGTGCTCCCGAGTCCCTGACACCCAGGCAGCCACGGACCGGGCTGCGCCGCAGCAGACCTGCCTGCTGGGCGAGGCCCCTTTAAATAGCACCGTGTGTGGTTGCCAACCAGAGGGAGATTCCCGGGGAGGGTCCCCAGGTGTGGCCTCTGAGGGGGTGACTCTAGCTCTGCCTGTTCTTTTCCTTGCTACCCCGCCACCTTGGGGCTGCTTGGTGGGTGGGGCCGTGCCTGGGGGTGGCCCGTGGACCCCCACTCTGCCTTGCCAGGAGCTCCCTCCCAGGCCTGGAGGAGCACAAGGTCCCCACCCCCTGCGCGGAGCCCTCTGGGTGCACAAGGGGGCACGTCAGTGGGCCACTCCAAGGCAGAGTCTCCAACCAGGGTCCTTGTGCTCCCGTGTCCTGGCAGCAGGCTCCCCTGGGAGGCGGTGGGGGGCCATGGAGATTCGGGCAGCCTGACCCTCTGGAGGCAACGGCACTAGACCAGCCCTCCCCCGCGGGGAGACACTGGTGGGAGGCCCAGTGCAGCACAACCAGAAAGTGACTGGCTCAGGCAGCTGGGCCTTCAATCCTGGGTGGTCTCCTTTCCTGACCACAGCAGGTGACAGggacacctcccacccccaggttGTACAAGAGGAGTTGAGCAGGGCTGGCGCAGGCAAGGCTGGTCACCATcacggggctcagtcctggggcgtctccccacctcctccccactgcACACTCCTTCAGGGAAGGCTCCCACCTGGGCTCCCAGTGGAGGGTCTGAGGGATGCAGGCCGCCCGAGGAAGCCGCTGGTCAGAGGGGCCAGGGGCAGGGTCCGTGTTCGGGGCTCAGAGGCTGGGGTCCCTGAGGGCTATTGGCTGAGGCCCTGCGGCCTGGGGATCCCGGCATGTTGGGGAAGACAATTGTGGCATACTCCGTCTGTTCAGGGATGCAGGGAGCGGGGGGCTCCGGCGTCTTCTCTCGCCACTGGAAGTCTAGCTCTCCATAGTCTACGGTGAACACAGGCGCTGCACAGGGGCCCTCCTTctttggggagagaaagagggaggtgtTAGTGGTCTGTGGTGGTGGACAGGCAGGTGCACGCGTGCCCACCAGGGGCCGGGGCAGGGCTTAGGCTCTCGGACCCTTGCTAGGGTCTGGTGTCCCTGTGCTCAGATCCCGTGACAAGGCTGGAGACAGGGGTGCTCCTGAGCCTGCGGACCCCCATCCCCCGGGGCCACAAAGGGAAGGAACTCACCAGGGGCTCGTCCTCGCTCCCACAGGCACAGGTACCTACAGAGAAGCACATATGGAGTGAGGAGGCCCGGGACACCCCACGCTCCTGcaggtggtggggctgggggctttgTAGCAGGGCCCTTCCTCCCCAGGGGCTCCCACGAGGGTGACCGAATGTCCTCTCCCCTGCCCGATGGTCTGGCTAACCCTACCCCCCACGCAAGGACCCCGTGTCCCTGATCATCAAGTGGAGAGCCACAGGTCCCATGTGGACCGGGAGTTGTGCTGGGTGGCGGCCATACAGGCCCTCTGGCTTCCAGTCCCCATACTCCTGCCACGGGAACCTGCCATCTCTGGCCACAACCCCCCCACGGGGAAACATGCAGGCACCAGCCCCCCGCGCACAGCGGACGCCTGATCAGCAACGCAGCAGCCAGTGTCTCTCTGTCGGAGACCACACAGCTTCAGGGGGCTTTGTCTGGGACCCCACGGGGCCTCCCATTCAGCCACATGATCCCTGGGGTGCCCCCTGGCCCAGGATACCAGGACCGGGCCTTCGAAGGAGCTGATCCCCAGGCTGGGTCCCCTCTGGGTGCCTCCTTCCAGCCCCAGACGTGGTCATCAGAGTGACTGAGTCCAAGCTGTCTAGGACAACCAGGAGGTCAGGATGTGTGCAGGGGGTGACTGGGGGGCTCACAGCAACCACCCTGGTGTCTGTGGTTGTCAAGGGCAGAGCCCAGCAGCTGTGAGAAATCCTTTCAGTGTCCTGTGGGCTGTGGTGTGGCCTGAGGTTTGGGAGGGCCCTGTGTTCCCAGCATAGATGGCTCAGCCTGGGTGGGGGGGCTGTTGCTTGCCTTTCTGTGTAACCTTGGCCACAACCTgctccaccccactcccctcagACCCCTCCTTAGAGCAAGTGTATAGGAGAGGGGGGACCCCAGAACCTGGGAGGCCCActtcagccccagcccctccatgAGAAGTGCTcactgtgggtggggaggagtggttgtggctggggggaggggcttcagGAGACTGGGGTAGTAACAACAGTGGGGCTTGGCGGGGCCTTACCTCGAGTGGCCCTTGGGAAGGCAGTGGCCAGGACCCAGGTCAGCAGCAGCAGGAGTAGGACCCCCACCAGCACACCTGTGATGCCAATGACCAACCCCTGTAACTGGCCAGGGAGTCTGGGTGGGGGACTGGGGCTCTCCGTGGGGGGCTCCAGGATTCTCTCTGGAAAGGCAAAATGAGAGAGATTCACAGAGGGGACTTAGTAATGGGGATTCAAGGAGGGGACTCAGGGAGGGGGACACAGGAAGGGGGCTTAGAGAAGGGACTCAGGGAGGGGGTCGCAGGAGGGAAGCCAGGACGGGGACTCAGGGCCCTCCCCTCCGCTCTCCATGTCCAAGGGTCCGGCCCCTGGTCTTGCACTAGCCAGTCTTGCCCCCGACCCCGCCCTGCCCACACCTCTGCTGAACCTGAGCTTTGCTGCATCCTGAGAGGTGCCAGCCACCTGCTGCCCTCCCTCAGGCTGTGCCCTCCCGCCAAGGGCAGAGGGTCTGGGGGTGTGTCCCATCCCAGAGGTTGATGGCTGATGCCGTTTGTCCCTGCGGGCCTGGGTGTGGACAGAGCTGCTCGTGGAGCCGGGGAGGCCCTGCCCACTGCACACCCCCATCTTGGGCTTGAGGCCGCACCCTTCACGGTGAGCTCCGCACGGGGGCTTTCGTTGATCTGCGTGTTGGGGGGCAGGTAGATGGCCCCGCACAGATAGGTGCCGCTGTCATTAGGCCTGGCAGCTGCGATGCTCAGGTGGAAATCCCGGCCGCTGGGCAGCCGCGTGATGTGGAAGCGTCTGTCCGGGCCAGGCTGGACGTGATCCTCCTGGAAGGCGACCAGCTTGTCTGTCTGGTTGCGGGGGCTCATACGGTACCAGTTGAGCACAAAGCTCTTGGGGACGCTGGAGAGGCTGCAGGTGAAGGTAGCGTTGTCCCCCTCGTGCACAGTGAGCTGTGCCGGGGAGAAGGTGAGGGGGGTCCAGGGCCTGTCGGGGGAATCTGTGGGGGAGGACCAGAAGCCAGTGAGGGAGGGGCGTGAGTACGGCGGCCCAGatccttccccccaactcccccagCTACAGGGCCTCTGCCTCCAAGCcttgcaacttcttttttttttttttttaagattttatttatttatttgacagacagagatcacaagtaggcagagaggcaggcagagagagagagagagagagagagggaagcaggcttcctgcggagcagggagcccgatgcggggctcgatcccaggaccctgagatcatgacccgagccgaaggcagcagcccaaaccactgagccacccaggcgccccgccttgCAACTTCTTGCACGCCCCCAGGGATGTGGTGCTCACGTCTCACCAGGCAACTCCATGGTGGGGTGGGGTTTGACGGTACTGGGACCCGAGGCCTGGGCTGTGTTCTGGCTCTGACCCCTAGATCTCCTATTTCTCCCCCAAACGGTGGGGTTTCAGGTCCTCCCTGCAGGCCTAACTGTCATGTTCCTAGCTCCACCATCCTGGGTCCCTGGCTCATCGTGCTAGCCTGGTCCTGTGTGCCCTGAGGGGGGCAGGGCCGGGCCAGGATGCTGGGCTGGCTGGTGGGGGCCTCCCTTGGAAAGCTCAGCATCCGGCAGGCTCAGGGTCCAGCCTTCGGCCCATTGCGGGACAAGCTCAGAGCTGGGATggggtctgccttctgccttctgaCATGACTCAAGGGACTGGAGTTCTGAGCAGCTGGGCCATTATCCCTGATATGGATAGAAATGGAGGCCCCTGATGGTCCTGGACTCTGGCCCACACTCTTCTTGCAAGAACAGCTGATTGCCAGGCCCTGGCCCCGGGGATACCCCCACATCCTTGGAG
This genomic interval carries:
- the NEU4 gene encoding sialidase-4; protein product: MGAPRVPERTVLFQRERSGLTYRVPALLSVPPVPTLLAFAEQRLSPDDAHAHRLVQRSGTLAGSSVRWGAVRVLATAALEEHRSMNPCPVHDAHTATIFLFFIAVRGRTPEATQIATGRNAARLCCVTSRDAGRSWGAARDLTEEAVGGAEQDWATFAVGPGHGIQLRSGRLLVPAYTYRVDRRECFGRICRTSPHAFTFYSDDHGRTWHRGGLVPNLRSGECQLAALDGGQAGGLLYCNARSPLGSRVQAFSTDEGASFLPGELVPALAETSWGCQGSILGFPGPLHSLRVERWSADARNHPQSPRLCPRVRQPSEEGITDTQGDQGLSGMEGCRSSPQEPGLGPGLSGTRGPWAPRLPWLPATLSQSPTWLLYSHPVGRRARLHMGIHLSRSPLDPHSWTEPWVIYEGPSGYSDLASIGPTLKGALTFACLYESGARVSYEEISFCMFSLAEVLQNMPAGPKPRSLGGKPQERCRPS
- the PDCD1 gene encoding programmed cell death protein 1 isoform X2 — encoded protein: MGTPRAPWPLVWAVLQLGWWPGRLLDSPDRPWTPLTFSPAQLTVHEGDNATFTCSLSSVPKSFVLNWYRMSPRNQTDKLVAFQEDHVQPGPDRRFHITRLPSGRDFHLSIAAARPNDSGTYLCGAIYLPPNTQINESPRAELTVKERILEPPTESPSPPPRLPGQLQGLVIGITGVLVGVLLLLLLTWVLATAFPRATRGTCACGSEDEPLEGPCAAPVFTVDYGELDFQWREKTPEPPAPCIPEQTEYATIVFPNMPGSPGRRASANSPQGPQPLSPEHGPCPWPL
- the PDCD1 gene encoding programmed cell death protein 1 isoform X1, with the protein product MGTPRAPWPLVWAVLQLGWWPGRLLDSPDRPWTPLTFSPAQLTVHEGDNATFTCSLSSVPKSFVLNWYRMSPRNQTDKLVAFQEDHVQPGPDRRFHITRLPSGRDFHLSIAAARPNDSGTYLCGAIYLPPNTQINESPRAELTVKERILEPPTESPSPPPRLPGQLQGLVIGITGVLVGVLLLLLLTWVLATAFPRATRGTCACGSEDEPLKEGPCAAPVFTVDYGELDFQWREKTPEPPAPCIPEQTEYATIVFPNMPGSPGRRASANSPQGPQPLSPEHGPCPWPL